In Arachis hypogaea cultivar Tifrunner chromosome 17, arahy.Tifrunner.gnm2.J5K5, whole genome shotgun sequence, a single window of DNA contains:
- the LOC140180606 gene encoding uncharacterized protein: MDLKVAREVVIGNAREQYGKLRDYLNEIHKSNPGTTTLVEIIPHRISFSLFDRLYISLDASKKGFKEGCRPFIGLDGCFLKGYYGGQLLSAVGQDANNHFFIIAFAVVPNKCKDTWKWF; the protein is encoded by the coding sequence ATGGACCTGAAAGTTGCTAGGGAAGTTGTCATTGGCAATGCAAGGGAACAATATGGAAAATTGCGTGATTATCTGAATGAAATACATAAGAGTAATCCAGGCACAACAACATTAGTGGAGATAATTCCCCATCGAATTTCTTTTTCACTGTTTGATAGGTTGTATATAAGTCTGGACGCATCTAAGAAAGGGTTTAAAGAGGGTTGCAGACCTTTTATAGGCCTAGACGGATGTTTTCTGAAAGGGTACTATGGTGGCCAGCTCTTAAGTGCAGTTGGGCAAGATGCCAATAATCACTTCTTCATCATTGCCTTTGCAGTTGTTCCTAACAAATGCAAAGACACATGGAAGTGGTTTTGA